Proteins from a single region of bacterium:
- a CDS encoding isocitrate/isopropylmalate dehydrogenase family protein: MKKYKIAWLPGDGVGIEVLEAAKIVLDRVALDAEYIHGDIGWEFWCKEGDAFPERTVHLLQNVDAAMFGAITSKPAKEAEHELAIALKGQGFTYRSPIVRMRQLFDLYTCLRPCKAYPGNPLNYKETIDLVIFRENTEDLYAGVEFSPVPPELSSKLADLSKPFAPFKNLKGDEFAISCKVNTKKGCERIIRAAFEFAKNNNRKKVTVVHKANVVRATDGLFLEAAKTIAKEYPGIAMDDANIDAMTMWLLKNPMNYDVMVAPNLYGDIISDLAAQLVGGLGFGCSGNIGDKLAVFEPSHGSAPKYAGQYKVNPIATILAAKMMLDWLGETEKATSIEHAVAEVIHEGRVRTYDMGGDAKTLDIAKAIARKL, translated from the coding sequence ATGAAAAAATATAAAATTGCCTGGCTGCCGGGCGACGGCGTTGGCATTGAAGTTCTCGAAGCTGCTAAAATTGTACTCGACCGTGTCGCGCTGGACGCAGAGTATATTCACGGCGATATCGGATGGGAATTCTGGTGCAAAGAAGGCGATGCTTTTCCGGAACGTACGGTTCATCTACTTCAAAACGTCGACGCAGCGATGTTCGGTGCCATCACGTCCAAACCCGCTAAAGAGGCGGAACATGAATTGGCCATAGCTTTGAAGGGTCAGGGATTTACGTATCGTTCACCTATTGTCCGTATGCGTCAACTCTTTGATCTTTACACGTGTTTACGCCCGTGCAAAGCGTATCCGGGCAATCCGTTGAATTACAAAGAAACCATCGACCTTGTCATTTTCCGCGAAAACACCGAAGACCTTTATGCCGGCGTGGAGTTTTCTCCCGTCCCTCCCGAACTTTCTTCAAAGCTGGCCGATTTATCGAAACCGTTTGCGCCTTTCAAAAACCTGAAGGGCGACGAATTCGCCATCTCATGCAAAGTCAATACTAAAAAAGGCTGCGAACGCATTATCCGTGCAGCGTTTGAATTTGCCAAGAACAATAACCGCAAAAAAGTTACTGTCGTTCACAAAGCCAACGTTGTTCGTGCTACAGACGGGCTTTTTCTTGAAGCGGCCAAAACGATTGCCAAAGAATATCCCGGCATTGCAATGGACGACGCCAATATTGATGCGATGACTATGTGGCTTTTGAAAAATCCGATGAATTATGACGTGATGGTTGCGCCGAATTTATACGGCGATATTATTTCCGATCTCGCCGCACAATTGGTCGGAGGACTCGGCTTCGGCTGTTCCGGTAATATTGGCGATAAATTAGCGGTGTTCGAGCCGAGCCACGGATCGGCGCCTAAATATGCCGGACAATATAAAGTCAATCCGATAGCCACGATCCTCGCGGCGAAAATGATGCTCGATTGGCTCGGCGAAACGGAGAAAGCGACTTCGATCGAGCACGCTGTGGCGGAGGTCATTCACGAAGGCCGCGTGCGTACGTATGACATGGGTGGCGACGCCAAAACATTGGATATCGCAAAAGCAATTGCGAGAAAATTGTAA
- a CDS encoding 3-isopropylmalate dehydratase large subunit yields the protein MGMTVAQKILARASNQYSVKVGDVVEANVDLAMSHENAALVINQFNEIYKGTGLEPHVWDPSKIAIILDHRIPAESAKTATNQKKIREFVEKQTIDKFHDIRGDEGGICHQILPENGYVRPGQLIVGTDSHTTTHGALGALAFGIGATEMSGVWTLGSILNVEVPATIKLTVNGEFPPYVTPKDLILHIIGAISAEGANFKVIEFHGETIRRMPTSGRLVLCNMAVEAGATAGIVPADKETVRYLIETAGVTDEIDIVQPDPDAEYAEEIEIDVSKMPPQIACPHTVDNVVPIFSIEGKKINQVVIGSCTNGRLDDLEMAAKTVYGKHISKNVRMLIFPATWRIYKEAMKKGYLSTLMEAGAVIMNPGCGCCLGVHQGALGDGEVALSTTNRNFKGRMGNPNAEVYLCSPAVAAASAIKGEITDPRL from the coding sequence ATGGGAATGACGGTTGCACAAAAAATTCTGGCGCGTGCTTCCAATCAATACAGCGTCAAAGTCGGCGACGTCGTGGAGGCGAATGTCGATCTCGCAATGTCGCACGAAAACGCAGCATTGGTGATCAATCAATTCAATGAAATTTACAAAGGCACGGGATTGGAACCGCATGTGTGGGATCCATCCAAAATCGCGATCATTCTCGATCATCGTATTCCGGCTGAAAGCGCGAAGACGGCAACTAATCAGAAAAAAATTCGCGAATTTGTTGAGAAACAAACTATCGACAAATTTCATGACATTCGTGGCGATGAAGGCGGCATCTGCCATCAGATTTTACCTGAGAATGGTTACGTGCGTCCGGGACAGCTCATTGTCGGTACGGACAGCCATACCACTACCCACGGCGCGCTGGGTGCGCTTGCATTTGGTATAGGCGCTACGGAGATGTCCGGCGTGTGGACGCTCGGATCGATCCTCAACGTAGAAGTACCGGCGACGATCAAACTTACCGTCAACGGTGAATTTCCTCCGTATGTTACTCCTAAAGATCTGATCCTGCATATTATCGGCGCCATTTCAGCTGAAGGCGCTAATTTCAAAGTCATCGAATTCCACGGCGAGACCATTCGCCGCATGCCGACGTCGGGACGATTGGTTTTATGCAATATGGCTGTCGAAGCGGGCGCTACGGCCGGCATCGTACCGGCCGATAAAGAAACCGTACGTTATTTGATTGAAACGGCTGGTGTCACTGACGAAATTGACATCGTCCAGCCCGATCCGGATGCAGAATACGCTGAAGAAATTGAAATCGATGTCTCCAAAATGCCACCGCAAATTGCTTGCCCGCATACCGTCGATAATGTTGTGCCGATTTTCTCCATCGAAGGAAAAAAAATCAATCAGGTTGTGATCGGCTCATGTACTAACGGACGGTTGGATGACCTGGAAATGGCGGCCAAAACAGTTTACGGAAAACATATTTCAAAAAACGTACGCATGTTGATATTTCCCGCGACATGGCGCATTTACAAAGAAGCTATGAAAAAAGGTTATCTAAGCACACTGATGGAGGCCGGAGCGGTAATCATGAACCCAGGTTGCGGCTGCTGTCTTGGCGTGCATCAAGGCGCTCTTGGCGACGGCGAAGTGGCTTTGTCCACAACCAATCGCAACTTCAAAGGCCGTATGGGCAATCCCAACGCCGAAGTGTACCTGTGTTCGCCGGCTGTCGCTGCGGCAAGCGCCATCAAAGGTGAAATTACCGATCCAAGATTGTGA
- a CDS encoding isocitrate lyase/PEP mutase family protein: MKKTTVLRNAIMERRAVTVPGCHDALSARIIEQCGFEAIQVSGYGLAGSFLGKPDVGIIQMKDILDLTWNIAQAVNIPVMADIDTGGGNALNAAWITERLIHMGVAGMNIEDQVFPKRCGHMAGKEVIDADEMAGKIKACAEIRDALDPNFIINARTDVFAIAGLDEAIRRCNLYIEAGADLAFIDGIKSKSDIQTAVKGIMGPLSVNLMDAITGMKTELIPIPELAKMGVGRVSIPVASIMVTHKALVNFFTALKASPTGILSGEKHWVSTFEEYTDFVGLKSYRAKEDEFLPKQKLNSKYHDKKVIV, translated from the coding sequence ATGAAGAAAACGACTGTTTTAAGAAATGCTATTATGGAACGCCGCGCAGTGACGGTGCCGGGATGTCACGATGCTTTGAGCGCACGAATCATTGAACAATGCGGATTTGAAGCGATTCAGGTTTCCGGTTACGGTTTGGCAGGATCTTTTTTGGGAAAACCGGATGTCGGAATCATTCAAATGAAGGATATCTTAGATCTGACGTGGAACATCGCGCAAGCCGTTAATATCCCGGTGATGGCCGATATTGATACCGGCGGAGGCAATGCTTTGAATGCCGCATGGATTACAGAAAGACTCATTCACATGGGCGTTGCGGGAATGAATATCGAAGACCAGGTTTTTCCAAAACGCTGCGGACACATGGCCGGCAAGGAAGTGATCGACGCGGACGAGATGGCCGGCAAAATCAAAGCTTGTGCGGAAATCCGTGATGCACTCGATCCGAATTTTATTATCAATGCGCGCACGGATGTATTTGCTATCGCAGGCTTGGATGAAGCCATTCGCCGTTGCAATCTTTATATCGAGGCAGGCGCCGATCTGGCATTCATCGACGGCATCAAATCCAAATCGGATATTCAGACGGCCGTGAAAGGTATTATGGGACCGTTGTCAGTCAATCTGATGGACGCCATCACGGGCATGAAAACAGAACTCATTCCAATCCCGGAATTAGCCAAAATGGGCGTTGGCCGCGTTTCAATTCCCGTTGCGTCGATCATGGTCACTCACAAAGCGTTGGTGAATTTTTTTACAGCACTCAAGGCGTCGCCGACAGGAATCTTGTCCGGAGAAAAGCACTGGGTTTCAACCTTCGAAGAGTACACCGATTTTGTCGGATTGAAATCGTACCGTGCCAAAGAAGATGAGTTTTTGCCAAAACAAAAATTAAATTCCAAGTATCACGATAAGAAAGTCATTGTTTGA
- a CDS encoding histidine kinase, whose translation MRFKIRDILLVSSLYDSYIFEEDGRLYELLQQEYEGLNLTQAPDITHVATGQEAFQILKEHEFDLVITTLHIEDMHVIRFAKRLREEGYTVPVVALAYDNREKGELVLHRDSAVLDRVFIWQGDYRLLIGIIKSIEDKINVENDTQTVGVQCILLIEDNVKYYSSFLPIIYTEVLKQSERLISEGINLTHKFLRMRARPKILLCTTYEEAWSYYEKYKEFILGIISDVEFRRNGTTDSEAGLTFARNVRDQHPDIPILFQSNVADNADKANAIGASFVLKDSPTLLHELRKFMADYFSFGDFVFRMPNGEEVGRANQLMALEEQLALVPGDSILYHAERNHFSNWLKARTEFWLAFNLRPKKISDYANVEDLRTYLIQTLRSYREIRHRGTIVDFSRETFDPDGSFARIGGGSIGGKARGLGFIKALNNNYNVRDHFENVKIIIPAAVVVATDVFDQFMAENNLETFALECHDDEELIRRFVSTQKFPRKILRQLKEFLEIVRVPLAVRSSSLLEDSQYQPFAGVYETFMLPNNHPDPKKRLDELVRTIKRVYASTYYQSTKDYIKVTSYRLEEEKMAVIIQKMVGSPHENRFYPDFAGVAKSYNFYPMPPQTASDGIASVGLGLGKTVVEGGNTVRFCPKYPRHLLQFFSTADTLKTAQQEFYALALDAHEDEKAFHAHDTLIKKYGLNIAERDGTLSHVGSTFSLENDAVYDGIARKGLRVVTFAPILKNRVFPLPEILDLLLDLGSWGMGSPVEIEFAVNLSVPPGKPQEFGILQIRPMVLNREDDALNVDEEPAERLICKSSQVLGNGVISDLYDVVVVDFEKYDRGKSREVAQEISKFNEKLVAENRTYVLIGVGRWGTLDPWLGIPVRWDQISGARAIVESTFKDFEVTPSQGSHFFQNITSFMVGYFTVTSNANDGFIDWQWLLQQPPIEAMTFTRHIRFNSPIAAKLNGHQNKGIILKPENL comes from the coding sequence ATGCGTTTTAAAATCCGTGATATCCTGCTCGTTTCCAGTTTGTACGATTCCTACATTTTTGAAGAAGACGGGCGGCTCTACGAATTGCTTCAACAGGAATACGAAGGCCTTAATCTCACTCAAGCTCCGGATATCACGCATGTTGCGACAGGGCAAGAAGCGTTTCAAATACTCAAAGAACATGAATTCGATCTGGTTATTACAACGTTGCACATCGAAGACATGCACGTTATCCGATTTGCAAAACGTTTGCGAGAAGAAGGATATACGGTTCCTGTCGTGGCCCTGGCGTATGACAATCGTGAAAAGGGCGAACTCGTATTGCACCGCGATTCGGCTGTGCTTGACCGCGTATTTATCTGGCAAGGCGATTACCGTTTACTGATCGGTATTATTAAATCCATCGAAGATAAAATTAACGTCGAAAACGACACGCAAACCGTCGGTGTGCAATGCATTCTGCTCATCGAAGACAATGTCAAATATTATTCATCTTTTTTACCGATCATTTATACCGAAGTGCTCAAACAGTCCGAGCGCCTGATTTCCGAAGGCATCAATCTCACGCACAAATTTCTCCGTATGCGTGCGAGGCCGAAAATTCTGTTGTGTACGACGTACGAAGAAGCGTGGAGTTATTATGAAAAATACAAAGAATTTATTCTAGGAATTATCAGCGACGTAGAATTTCGCCGCAACGGCACGACCGATTCCGAAGCCGGCCTTACTTTTGCCCGTAATGTCCGCGATCAGCATCCGGATATTCCGATTTTATTTCAATCTAACGTGGCCGACAATGCCGACAAAGCGAATGCCATCGGCGCTTCGTTTGTGCTTAAAGACTCGCCGACGCTGCTCCACGAATTGCGAAAATTCATGGCCGATTATTTTTCGTTCGGAGATTTTGTTTTCCGTATGCCGAATGGTGAAGAAGTCGGGAGAGCTAACCAATTAATGGCTTTGGAGGAGCAATTGGCGCTCGTTCCAGGAGACAGTATTCTGTATCATGCGGAACGCAATCATTTTTCCAATTGGCTCAAAGCCCGTACGGAATTCTGGCTCGCGTTTAATCTCCGCCCAAAAAAAATCAGCGATTATGCCAATGTGGAAGATTTACGAACGTATCTCATTCAAACGTTACGTTCATACAGAGAAATACGACATCGCGGAACGATCGTCGATTTTTCCAGGGAAACGTTTGATCCGGACGGAAGTTTTGCGCGCATCGGCGGCGGTTCCATTGGAGGCAAAGCGCGCGGCTTAGGTTTCATCAAAGCGTTGAATAACAATTACAACGTGCGCGATCATTTTGAAAATGTAAAAATTATCATCCCTGCAGCCGTGGTGGTGGCAACCGATGTCTTCGATCAATTTATGGCTGAAAATAATCTTGAAACTTTCGCACTGGAATGCCATGACGATGAAGAATTGATTCGCCGGTTTGTCAGCACCCAAAAATTTCCGCGAAAAATATTGCGACAACTCAAAGAGTTCCTGGAAATCGTTCGTGTGCCGCTAGCCGTACGTTCATCAAGCCTTCTGGAGGATTCACAGTATCAACCATTCGCCGGCGTGTATGAAACGTTCATGCTGCCCAATAACCATCCCGACCCGAAGAAACGGCTAGATGAACTCGTACGAACCATTAAGCGCGTTTACGCTTCGACGTATTATCAAAGCACCAAAGATTATATCAAAGTGACTTCCTATCGCCTTGAAGAAGAAAAAATGGCTGTGATCATTCAGAAGATGGTTGGGTCGCCGCATGAAAACCGGTTTTATCCCGATTTCGCCGGTGTTGCAAAATCCTACAACTTTTATCCGATGCCGCCGCAAACAGCTTCGGATGGCATCGCGTCGGTGGGATTGGGATTGGGGAAGACGGTGGTTGAAGGCGGTAATACAGTTCGCTTTTGTCCAAAATATCCGCGCCATTTGCTGCAGTTTTTTTCGACAGCGGATACTTTAAAAACGGCTCAACAGGAGTTTTATGCGCTGGCGCTCGACGCTCATGAAGATGAAAAAGCATTTCATGCGCACGATACGCTCATAAAAAAATACGGATTGAATATCGCCGAGCGCGACGGCACGCTGAGCCATGTCGGATCGACGTTTTCACTTGAAAATGACGCTGTGTATGACGGCATCGCCCGCAAAGGTCTGCGCGTCGTCACGTTTGCTCCCATTCTGAAAAATCGTGTTTTTCCTTTGCCGGAAATTCTGGATCTTTTGCTCGATCTTGGAAGTTGGGGCATGGGCTCACCGGTCGAAATTGAGTTCGCTGTCAACCTGAGCGTTCCGCCGGGCAAACCGCAGGAATTTGGCATTTTACAAATTCGCCCGATGGTTCTCAACCGCGAAGATGACGCGCTTAACGTCGATGAAGAACCGGCCGAGCGTTTGATTTGCAAAAGTTCACAAGTTCTCGGCAATGGAGTCATCAGCGATCTTTACGACGTTGTGGTTGTCGATTTTGAGAAATACGACCGCGGCAAAAGCCGGGAAGTTGCACAAGAGATCAGTAAATTTAATGAGAAGCTTGTTGCGGAAAATCGTACGTACGTCTTGATCGGTGTTGGGCGGTGGGGTACGCTCGATCCATGGCTGGGAATTCCCGTACGGTGGGATCAGATTTCCGGAGCGCGGGCTATTGTTGAATCGACATTCAAAGATTTCGAAGTCACGCCGTCGCAAGGCTCGCACTTTTTTCAAAATATCACGTCATTTATGGTCGGATATTTCACTGTTACGTCAAACGCCAACGACGGCTTTATCGATTGGCAATGGTTGTTACAGCAACCGCCTATCGAAGCCATGACGTTCACGCGCCACATTCGGTTCAATTCGCCAATCGCAGCTAAACTGAACGGTCATCAGAATAAAGGAATTATTTTAAAACCGGAAAATTTATAG